In a single window of the Myxococcales bacterium genome:
- a CDS encoding pyruvate dehydrogenase complex E1 component subunit beta: MAVISYREALNQAMREEMERDQDVFVMGEEVGHYNGAYKVTQGLLQRFSERRVVDTPIAEMGFAGIGVGAAMVGLRPIVEFMTWNFSLVAIDQIVNSAAKMFQMSGGQFNIPIVFRGPSGPAVQVGSQHSQALESWYAHVPGLAVALPSTAYDAKGLLKTAIRDDNPVVFMEGETLYGTTGEVPEAEYLIPFGQGDIKRAGADITLVAWSRMVHVCLDAAKVLADDGIDCEVVDPRTLRPLDVPIIVDSVRKTGRCVIAEVGWPSAGFGAEIAYQVQRHCLDALDAPVERVCSDDVPMPYAKNLEDEVQPQVADVVAAVRRALYLDA; the protein is encoded by the coding sequence ATGGCGGTGATCAGCTACCGCGAGGCCTTGAACCAGGCCATGCGCGAGGAGATGGAGCGCGATCAGGACGTCTTCGTGATGGGCGAGGAGGTCGGCCACTACAACGGCGCCTACAAGGTCACGCAGGGCCTGCTGCAGCGCTTCAGCGAGCGGCGCGTCGTCGACACCCCGATCGCCGAGATGGGCTTCGCCGGGATCGGCGTCGGCGCCGCGATGGTCGGGCTGCGCCCGATCGTCGAGTTCATGACCTGGAACTTCTCGCTGGTCGCGATCGATCAGATCGTCAACAGCGCCGCCAAGATGTTCCAGATGAGCGGCGGCCAGTTCAACATCCCGATCGTGTTCCGCGGCCCGTCGGGGCCGGCGGTCCAGGTCGGATCGCAGCACAGCCAGGCGCTCGAGTCGTGGTACGCGCACGTGCCGGGCCTGGCGGTGGCGCTGCCGTCGACCGCGTACGACGCCAAGGGCCTGCTCAAGACCGCGATCCGCGACGACAACCCGGTCGTGTTCATGGAGGGCGAGACGCTCTACGGCACGACCGGCGAGGTGCCCGAGGCCGAGTACCTGATCCCGTTCGGGCAGGGCGACATCAAGCGCGCCGGCGCCGACATCACGCTCGTGGCGTGGTCGCGGATGGTCCACGTGTGCCTCGACGCCGCCAAGGTCCTGGCCGACGACGGCATCGACTGCGAGGTCGTCGACCCGCGCACGCTGCGGCCGCTCGACGTGCCGATCATCGTCGACAGCGTCCGGAAGACCGGGCGGTGCGTGATCGCCGAGGTCGGCTGGCCGTCGGCCGGCTTCGGCGCCGAGATCGCGTACCAGGTCCAGCGCCACTGTCTCGACGCGCTCGACGCGCCGGTCGAGCGGGTGTGCTCGGACGACGTACCGATGCCGTACGCCAAGAACCTCGAGGACGAGGTCCAGCCCCAGGTCGCCGACGTCGTGGCGGCGGTGCGGCGCGCGCTCTACCTCGACGCCTAG
- a CDS encoding serine/threonine protein kinase: MSDPDKKTRMGTPAPAGSGNSVAVPNPTPAPSWGESTQAGDVKPLTQSAAPVYVAPADPLIGQALGGRYLIQKKLGEGGMGAVYLAQHTVLEKAVALKVLHGEFARKPDLVERFMQEARAASRIRHENVIDISDFGSTPDGMVFFAMELLQGHDLHEEIARARLAKTRLPWERSRKIFLQICAALSAAHGHGIIHRDLKPENIYLVEWLGHKDFVKLLDFGIAKLTEVGEGDRKLTRTGMLFGTPEYMSPEQARGENVDHRVDIYAMGCILHQLVTGKVPFEAENFMGILSLHLTEPPPTIDPAVLAEIGAPQEIAAIVTKALAKSRAERWETIDEMANAIRALHGEDAQPVNEPTVPRVQSQAPRSAPPVRTEWKGQVAVPTDDEPLPRPPPSKVPLLLGGVAVVAALAVGAVLVLGKGNGASAAPPAAGTATGTAVTPPTGPGTAAAVVEAALPARVTISLASNPAGAEIYDMTTKEVVGLTPFDFELPGARAPRRFTLRKDGFGGKMIELVPNEDVVYTVELKPLDGAAAPEPAVEVVPRGGKKPAGHGSGSAVAGSVTPPVTPDGPVTTPSAGTGKHRGSGSAGRGSNTTAGSGSATPAGGGSDGPVVKPPDDDPDLIPLKPVGGAGGP; this comes from the coding sequence GTGAGCGATCCCGACAAGAAGACCCGGATGGGGACCCCGGCGCCGGCGGGATCCGGCAACAGCGTGGCCGTGCCGAACCCGACGCCCGCGCCGAGCTGGGGCGAGTCGACGCAGGCCGGCGACGTCAAGCCGCTGACCCAGAGCGCCGCGCCGGTGTACGTCGCCCCGGCGGATCCGCTGATCGGGCAGGCGCTCGGCGGCCGCTACTTGATCCAGAAGAAGCTGGGCGAGGGCGGCATGGGCGCGGTCTACCTGGCGCAGCACACCGTGCTCGAGAAGGCGGTCGCGCTCAAGGTCCTGCACGGCGAGTTCGCGCGCAAGCCCGACCTGGTCGAGCGGTTCATGCAGGAGGCGCGCGCGGCCTCGCGCATCCGCCACGAGAACGTGATCGACATCTCCGACTTCGGGTCGACGCCCGACGGCATGGTGTTCTTCGCGATGGAGCTGCTGCAGGGGCACGATCTCCACGAGGAGATCGCGCGCGCGCGCCTGGCCAAGACCCGGCTGCCCTGGGAGCGGAGCCGCAAGATCTTCCTGCAGATCTGCGCGGCGCTGTCGGCGGCCCACGGGCACGGCATCATCCACCGCGACCTCAAGCCCGAGAACATCTACCTGGTCGAGTGGCTCGGTCACAAGGACTTCGTCAAGCTGCTCGACTTCGGCATCGCCAAGCTGACCGAGGTCGGCGAGGGCGATCGCAAGCTGACCCGCACCGGCATGCTGTTCGGGACGCCCGAGTACATGTCGCCCGAGCAGGCCCGCGGCGAGAACGTCGACCACCGCGTCGACATCTACGCGATGGGTTGCATCCTCCACCAGCTCGTCACCGGCAAGGTCCCGTTCGAAGCCGAGAACTTCATGGGCATCCTGAGCCTGCACCTGACCGAGCCGCCGCCGACGATCGATCCGGCGGTGCTGGCCGAGATCGGGGCGCCCCAGGAGATCGCGGCGATCGTCACCAAGGCGCTGGCGAAGAGCCGGGCCGAGCGCTGGGAGACCATCGACGAGATGGCCAACGCGATCCGTGCGCTGCACGGCGAGGACGCGCAGCCGGTCAACGAGCCGACGGTGCCGCGCGTGCAGTCGCAGGCGCCGCGCAGCGCCCCGCCGGTCCGCACCGAGTGGAAGGGGCAGGTGGCGGTGCCGACCGACGACGAGCCGCTGCCGCGGCCGCCGCCGTCGAAGGTGCCGCTGCTGCTCGGCGGCGTCGCGGTGGTCGCGGCGCTCGCGGTCGGCGCCGTGCTGGTGCTCGGCAAGGGCAACGGCGCGTCGGCCGCGCCGCCGGCCGCCGGCACCGCGACCGGCACCGCCGTGACCCCGCCGACCGGGCCCGGCACCGCGGCCGCGGTGGTCGAGGCGGCGCTGCCAGCGCGGGTGACGATCTCGCTCGCGAGCAACCCGGCCGGCGCCGAGATCTACGACATGACCACCAAGGAGGTCGTCGGCCTGACGCCGTTCGACTTCGAGCTGCCGGGCGCGCGCGCGCCGCGGCGGTTCACGCTGCGCAAGGACGGCTTCGGCGGCAAGATGATCGAGCTGGTGCCGAACGAGGACGTGGTCTACACCGTCGAGCTCAAGCCGCTCGACGGCGCCGCGGCGCCGGAGCCCGCGGTCGAGGTGGTGCCGCGCGGCGGCAAGAAGCCGGCGGGCCACGGCTCGGGCTCGGCCGTGGCCGGCAGCGTGACCCCGCCGGTCACGCCGGATGGGCCGGTCACGACGCCGAGCGCGGGCACCGGCAAGCACCGGGGCTCGGGCTCGGCTGGGCGCGGCAGCAACACCACCGCGGGCAGCGGCTCGGCCACGCCGGCCGGCGGCGGCTCCGATGGGCCGGTCGTCAAGCCGCCCGACGACGATCCCGATCTGATCCCGCTCAAGCCGGTCGGCGGCGCGGGCGGGCCGTGA
- a CDS encoding nuclear transport factor 2 family protein translates to MGAMRVVTIGMTAMGLATGACGKKPDAPAKVARGGDAGATSDAAIADAGIDAAAGFAPRSATADELAAAQAFVDRWLATQNGGDFAAYEALYDPRFHGVRRTGQATRRFDRAGWMADRKAMFRKPMAVTATHLVVYVAGPDRQVFFTQTWSQGRFRDVGTKNLVLTGAGDQTRIQYEELLGSRIVAPTPPAAVATDGDTWFGYDRAASLAAMRLAPVDGTSITLAGTRRALAPIELEVIEAVRDAAAGGVGAVDVTGDLAQGDPLRALDGATVVVLGADLAARCRGTIAVTGAEVVTYLDDVADDEPAAAVAAWRAGPYLINAELTAPCTGPFVRGVDAPELVAIADANGLGLPAVKAFARDLADAGADATVADAIDDGARGFALVNVERADGCAAPELHERVLATATKDAGRWTLGEVARIEGTDGGLTVVDLDGDGALDAVLAGGVYLAGRFDLWTPNLFIAWPAGLGCDGYDGD, encoded by the coding sequence ATGGGAGCGATGCGCGTGGTGACGATCGGGATGACCGCGATGGGGCTCGCGACCGGGGCGTGCGGCAAGAAGCCCGACGCTCCGGCCAAGGTCGCGCGCGGCGGTGACGCGGGCGCCACCAGCGACGCGGCGATCGCCGACGCCGGGATCGACGCCGCGGCCGGGTTCGCGCCCCGGTCGGCGACCGCCGACGAGCTCGCCGCGGCCCAGGCGTTCGTCGATCGCTGGCTGGCGACCCAGAACGGCGGCGACTTCGCGGCCTACGAGGCGCTCTACGACCCGCGCTTCCACGGCGTGCGCCGCACCGGCCAGGCCACCCGTCGGTTCGATCGCGCCGGCTGGATGGCCGATCGCAAGGCCATGTTCCGCAAGCCGATGGCGGTGACCGCGACCCACCTCGTGGTCTACGTCGCCGGCCCCGATCGGCAGGTGTTCTTCACCCAGACCTGGAGCCAGGGGCGGTTCCGCGACGTCGGCACCAAGAACCTGGTGCTGACCGGCGCCGGCGATCAGACCCGGATCCAGTACGAGGAGCTGCTGGGCTCGCGCATCGTCGCGCCGACGCCGCCGGCCGCGGTGGCGACCGACGGCGACACCTGGTTCGGCTACGATCGCGCGGCGTCGCTCGCCGCGATGCGCCTGGCGCCGGTCGACGGCACGTCGATCACCCTGGCCGGCACCCGCCGGGCGCTCGCGCCGATCGAGCTGGAGGTGATCGAGGCGGTGCGCGACGCCGCGGCCGGCGGCGTCGGCGCGGTCGACGTGACCGGTGACCTGGCCCAGGGCGATCCGCTGCGCGCGCTCGACGGCGCGACCGTGGTGGTGCTGGGGGCCGATCTCGCGGCCCGGTGCCGCGGCACGATCGCCGTGACCGGGGCCGAGGTCGTGACCTACCTCGACGACGTCGCCGACGACGAGCCCGCGGCGGCCGTGGCGGCCTGGCGCGCCGGGCCCTACCTGATCAACGCGGAGCTGACCGCGCCGTGCACCGGCCCGTTCGTGCGCGGCGTCGACGCGCCCGAGCTGGTGGCGATCGCCGATGCCAACGGCCTGGGGCTGCCGGCGGTCAAGGCGTTCGCGCGCGACCTGGCCGACGCGGGCGCTGACGCGACGGTGGCCGACGCGATCGACGACGGCGCCCGCGGCTTCGCGCTGGTCAACGTCGAGCGCGCCGACGGGTGCGCCGCGCCCGAGCTGCACGAGCGGGTGCTGGCGACCGCGACCAAGGACGCCGGCCGCTGGACCCTGGGCGAGGTCGCGCGCATCGAGGGCACCGATGGCGGGCTGACGGTCGTCGACCTCGACGGCGACGGCGCGCTCGACGCGGTCCTCGCCGGCGGGGTCTACCTGGCCGGCCGCTTCGATCTGTGGACCCCGAACCTGTTCATCGCGTGGCCGGCCGGCCTCGGCTGCGACGGCTACGACGGCGACTGA
- a CDS encoding pyruvate dehydrogenase complex dihydrolipoamide acetyltransferase: MAQIIGLPKLSPTMEEGVLVKWVKKVGDKVSPGDLVAEVETDKANMDFTIEDEGTVLHLFVKEGETVKLGAPVAILGKPGEDIAALIAQGAAPAAAPAAAPPTPAKPAPVAASPAAAAKPAPVAAAAKPAPVVAAAPGPGPAPGGRLLASPLAKTLAVELGIDLRTVTGSGPGGRIVERDVRAAASDGPRAVATTAIVAAPAVASTAAASADTALATVGEQAGDWIDVPASNMRKRIAARLTEAKRDVPHFYLMRRFDPAPLLAFRTRLNALLGDRGKVSVNDLIVKSAALALRRVPACNAAWVGDAIRRYQRVHVGIAVAIEDGLVTPVVRDADLKGLGVVAAEVADLAKRARERALKGHEITGSTFTVSNLGMFNIERFTAIINPPEAAILAVGGISDEPVVKDGAVVPGKRMTLTLSCDHRVIDGALGAKLLAVIVEQLEAPEALAL; this comes from the coding sequence ATGGCGCAGATCATTGGACTCCCGAAGCTCTCTCCCACGATGGAGGAGGGCGTGCTGGTCAAGTGGGTGAAGAAGGTGGGCGACAAGGTGTCGCCCGGCGACCTGGTGGCCGAGGTCGAGACCGACAAGGCCAACATGGACTTCACGATCGAGGACGAGGGCACGGTCCTGCACCTGTTCGTCAAGGAGGGCGAGACGGTCAAGCTCGGCGCGCCGGTCGCCATCCTCGGCAAGCCCGGCGAGGACATCGCCGCGCTGATCGCCCAGGGCGCCGCGCCCGCCGCCGCGCCCGCCGCCGCGCCGCCCACCCCAGCCAAGCCCGCGCCCGTCGCCGCGTCGCCGGCCGCCGCCGCCAAGCCCGCGCCGGTCGCCGCCGCCGCCAAGCCCGCGCCGGTCGTCGCCGCCGCGCCCGGTCCCGGCCCGGCCCCGGGCGGCCGCCTGCTGGCGTCGCCGCTGGCCAAGACCCTCGCGGTCGAGCTCGGCATCGACCTCCGCACCGTGACCGGCTCCGGCCCCGGCGGCCGCATCGTCGAGCGCGACGTGCGCGCGGCCGCCAGCGACGGCCCCCGCGCCGTGGCCACGACCGCGATCGTCGCCGCCCCCGCCGTGGCGTCGACCGCGGCCGCGAGCGCCGACACCGCGCTCGCCACGGTCGGCGAGCAGGCCGGCGACTGGATCGACGTGCCGGCCTCCAACATGCGCAAGCGCATCGCGGCGCGCCTCACCGAGGCCAAGCGCGACGTGCCGCACTTCTACCTGATGCGCCGGTTCGATCCGGCGCCACTGCTGGCGTTCCGCACCCGCCTCAACGCGCTGCTCGGCGACCGCGGCAAGGTCTCGGTCAACGATCTGATCGTCAAGAGCGCGGCCCTGGCGCTGCGCCGGGTGCCCGCGTGCAACGCCGCGTGGGTCGGCGACGCGATCCGCCGCTACCAGCGCGTCCACGTCGGCATCGCCGTGGCCATCGAGGACGGCCTGGTCACGCCGGTGGTGCGCGACGCCGACCTCAAGGGCCTGGGCGTGGTCGCCGCCGAGGTCGCCGACCTGGCCAAGCGCGCCCGCGAGCGCGCGCTCAAGGGCCACGAGATCACCGGCTCGACGTTCACGGTCTCGAACCTGGGCATGTTCAACATCGAGCGCTTCACCGCGATCATCAACCCGCCCGAGGCCGCGATCCTCGCGGTCGGCGGCATCAGCGACGAGCCGGTCGTCAAGGACGGCGCGGTCGTGCCGGGCAAGCGCATGACGCTGACGCTCAGCTGCGACCACCGGGTCATCGACGGCGCGCTCGGCGCCAAGCTGCTGGCGGTGATCGTCGAGCAACTCGAGGCGCCGGAGGCGCTGGCGCTATGA
- the lpdA gene encoding dihydrolipoyl dehydrogenase, protein MTAAAPDPSAPLDVVVIGSGPGGYVAAIRAAQLGLKVACVEKAELGGICLNWGCIPTKALLRTAEVLELLHRAGEFGLKAGPVEVDFPAVIKRSRDVAAKISKGVAFLLKKNNIEHVAGTATLAPRPGAWRPHQVEVALAAGGTRVLEARHVIIATGARAKPLPGIVFDGERIVEYRKAMTLPAQPRSLIVIGAGAIGVEFASFYRALGTEVTIIEYLPRLVPNEDAEVSAELSKAFAKRGMKLLLGHKITRAASAGDHAVVTVEPVDPAQGGPTELTAEIVLCAAGIAPNTEGIGLEHHAIKLNRGFIEVDDHLRCGDGLWAIGDVIGRGLAHTASAEGVWVAEQIAGAPTVAVDYTTIPACTYCHPEIASVGLTEAKAAERGVPVKVGKFPWRPLGKAVAAGESTGFVKVLWHAETGALVGAHMIGPAVTDLIAELTLAKATEVNAESLVYTIHAHPTFAEAIKEATEAALGHAIHL, encoded by the coding sequence ATGACCGCCGCGGCTCCCGATCCCAGCGCCCCGCTCGACGTGGTCGTCATCGGCTCTGGCCCCGGCGGCTACGTCGCCGCGATCCGCGCCGCCCAGCTCGGGCTCAAGGTCGCCTGCGTCGAGAAGGCCGAGCTCGGCGGCATCTGCCTCAACTGGGGCTGCATCCCGACCAAGGCCCTGCTCCGCACCGCCGAGGTGCTCGAGCTGCTCCACCGCGCCGGCGAGTTCGGCCTCAAGGCCGGCCCGGTCGAGGTCGACTTCCCGGCGGTGATCAAGCGCAGCCGCGACGTCGCCGCGAAGATCTCCAAGGGCGTCGCGTTCCTGCTCAAGAAGAACAACATCGAGCACGTCGCCGGCACCGCGACCCTGGCGCCGCGGCCCGGCGCCTGGCGCCCGCACCAGGTCGAGGTGGCGCTGGCCGCTGGCGGCACGCGCGTGCTCGAGGCGCGCCACGTCATCATCGCCACCGGCGCCCGGGCCAAGCCCCTGCCCGGCATCGTCTTCGACGGCGAGCGCATCGTCGAGTACCGCAAGGCCATGACCCTGCCGGCCCAGCCGCGGTCGCTGATCGTCATCGGCGCCGGCGCGATCGGCGTCGAGTTCGCGAGCTTCTACCGCGCGCTCGGCACCGAGGTCACGATCATCGAGTACCTGCCGCGGCTAGTGCCCAACGAGGACGCCGAGGTCTCGGCCGAGCTCAGCAAGGCCTTCGCCAAGCGCGGCATGAAGCTCCTGCTCGGCCACAAGATCACGCGCGCCGCCAGCGCCGGCGACCACGCGGTGGTCACGGTCGAGCCGGTCGACCCCGCGCAGGGTGGGCCGACCGAGCTGACGGCCGAGATCGTCCTGTGCGCCGCCGGCATCGCGCCCAACACCGAGGGCATCGGTCTCGAGCACCACGCGATCAAGCTCAACCGCGGCTTCATCGAGGTCGACGACCACCTGCGCTGCGGCGACGGCCTGTGGGCCATCGGCGACGTGATCGGCCGCGGCCTGGCCCACACCGCCTCGGCCGAGGGCGTCTGGGTCGCCGAGCAGATCGCCGGCGCGCCGACGGTCGCGGTCGACTACACGACGATCCCGGCGTGCACCTACTGCCACCCCGAGATCGCATCCGTGGGCCTGACCGAGGCCAAGGCCGCCGAGCGCGGCGTGCCGGTAAAGGTCGGCAAGTTCCCGTGGCGGCCGCTGGGCAAGGCGGTCGCCGCCGGCGAGTCCACCGGGTTCGTCAAGGTGCTGTGGCACGCCGAGACCGGCGCGCTGGTCGGCGCCCACATGATCGGCCCCGCGGTCACCGATCTGATCGCCGAGCTGACCCTGGCCAAGGCCACCGAGGTCAACGCCGAGAGCCTCGTCTACACGATCCACGCCCACCCGACCTTCGCCGAGGCGATCAAGGAAGCGACCGAGGCCGCGCTCGGCCACGCGATCCACCTGTGA
- a CDS encoding alpha/beta fold hydrolase, whose product MVLIMGIGAQRIFWDDRLCGRLADRGFAVVRFDHRDIGESTRLDHLPVPRPGRSIARGLLGLRVDAPYTLSAMADDVVGLVDHLGWDRVHVVGASMGGMIAQHLGFEHGDRLASLVSIMSTTGARRYGVRARPRALGALLGKPPRTAEESAEYTVRLFRTIGGPRFEPDDEALRRLGRQAFERKPSPRGFCRHMAAVAASGDRTARLQTIRTPTLVFHGAADPLLVVAGGKATARAIPGARLHVVEGMGHHMPPGVWDELVGAIAANAARA is encoded by the coding sequence ATGGTGCTGATCATGGGCATCGGCGCCCAGCGGATCTTCTGGGACGATCGCCTGTGCGGGCGCCTGGCCGATCGCGGGTTCGCGGTGGTGCGGTTCGATCACCGCGACATCGGCGAGTCGACCCGGCTCGATCACCTGCCGGTGCCGCGCCCGGGCCGCTCGATCGCGCGCGGGCTCCTGGGGCTGCGGGTCGACGCGCCGTACACGCTGTCGGCGATGGCCGACGACGTCGTCGGGCTGGTCGATCACCTCGGCTGGGACCGCGTGCACGTGGTCGGCGCGTCGATGGGCGGCATGATCGCGCAGCACCTCGGGTTCGAGCACGGCGATCGCCTGGCGTCGCTGGTGTCGATCATGTCGACCACCGGGGCCCGGCGCTACGGCGTGCGGGCGCGGCCGCGGGCGCTGGGCGCGCTGCTCGGCAAGCCGCCGCGCACCGCCGAGGAGTCGGCCGAGTACACGGTGCGGCTCTTCCGCACGATCGGCGGGCCGCGGTTCGAGCCCGACGACGAGGCGCTGCGCCGGCTCGGCCGGCAGGCGTTCGAGCGCAAGCCGTCGCCGCGCGGCTTCTGTCGGCACATGGCCGCGGTCGCGGCGTCCGGCGATCGGACCGCGCGGCTCCAGACGATCCGCACGCCGACGCTGGTCTTCCACGGCGCCGCGGATCCGCTGCTGGTCGTGGCCGGCGGCAAGGCCACGGCCCGGGCCATCCCTGGCGCGCGCCTGCACGTCGTCGAGGGCATGGGCCACCACATGCCGCCGGGCGTGTGGGACGAGCTGGTCGGCGCGATCGCCGCCAACGCCGCGCGGGCCTGA
- a CDS encoding YkgJ family cysteine cluster protein, whose amino-acid sequence MADDDGRSDPPAARADLDAGLRSAYTLATRQRADFVRLEATIEALMAALIEAGAITDEAIDDQLAHATRVARSRVREHLDVQLHDPIDKYGIPDPGIDCDALMPLCHGRCCKMSFPLSAQDLDEGVVRWRYDQPYVIRQRADGYCAHNDPATHGCGVYQHRPATCRSYDCRRDPRVWLDWDNKVPAPLARVESKPIEITIKRRKPA is encoded by the coding sequence ATGGCCGATGACGACGGACGCTCGGATCCGCCCGCGGCGCGGGCCGACCTCGACGCCGGGCTGCGCTCGGCCTACACCCTCGCGACCCGGCAGCGGGCCGACTTCGTCCGCCTCGAGGCGACGATCGAGGCGCTGATGGCGGCGCTGATCGAGGCCGGGGCGATCACCGACGAGGCGATCGACGATCAGCTCGCGCACGCGACCCGCGTCGCGCGCAGCCGGGTCCGCGAGCACCTCGACGTCCAGCTCCACGATCCGATCGACAAGTACGGCATCCCCGACCCGGGCATCGACTGCGACGCGCTCATGCCCCTGTGCCACGGCCGGTGCTGCAAGATGAGCTTCCCGCTGTCGGCGCAGGATCTCGACGAGGGCGTCGTGCGCTGGCGCTACGATCAGCCGTACGTGATCCGCCAGCGCGCCGACGGCTACTGCGCCCACAACGATCCCGCGACCCACGGCTGCGGCGTCTACCAGCACCGGCCCGCGACCTGCCGGAGCTACGACTGTCGCCGCGACCCGCGGGTGTGGCTCGACTGGGACAACAAGGTGCCGGCGCCGCTGGCGCGGGTCGAGTCGAAGCCGATCGAGATCACGATCAAGCGTCGCAAGCCAGCTTGA
- a CDS encoding tetratricopeptide repeat protein: MEPTDDDPGTDLRADLDGLRRRLDDHGTVLRKSQQGLAELAESVARVVTLQRGRDRWVSVNSFVAYLLFTAILGGAMLVLYRSRAGELVRARDSAVAERDLARARAKTLDDQLVARTTGADHAFEYYQLVTAGKRTEAVARYGELDQALLTATERAVFEQAHKQAREEIIDAGYLTGLDAARAGDHAKAISELRRALAYEDEGPRAAQMRYFLGVALVKTGAAKEARHELELALAGRVEQAGATDARYYLASALEAAGDLEAARKEYDKFASAAAQHPLAVAARRKAMALARAGKPTN; encoded by the coding sequence CACCGTGCTGCGCAAGAGCCAGCAGGGGCTGGCGGAGCTGGCCGAGTCGGTGGCGCGGGTCGTCACGCTCCAGCGCGGGCGGGACCGCTGGGTGAGCGTCAACTCGTTCGTGGCCTACCTGCTGTTCACGGCGATCCTCGGCGGCGCCATGCTGGTGCTGTACCGGTCCCGGGCCGGCGAGCTGGTGCGGGCCCGCGACAGCGCCGTCGCCGAGCGCGATCTGGCCCGGGCCCGGGCCAAGACCCTCGACGATCAGCTCGTGGCCCGGACCACCGGCGCCGACCACGCCTTCGAGTACTACCAGCTCGTGACCGCGGGCAAGCGCACCGAGGCGGTGGCCCGCTACGGCGAGCTCGACCAGGCGCTGCTCACCGCGACCGAGCGCGCGGTCTTCGAGCAGGCCCACAAGCAGGCGCGCGAGGAGATCATCGACGCCGGCTACCTGACCGGCCTCGACGCCGCCCGCGCCGGTGATCACGCCAAGGCGATCTCCGAGCTGCGCCGGGCGCTGGCCTACGAGGACGAGGGCCCGCGCGCCGCGCAGATGCGCTACTTCCTGGGCGTCGCGCTGGTCAAGACCGGCGCCGCCAAGGAGGCCCGGCACGAGCTCGAGCTGGCGCTGGCCGGCCGGGTCGAGCAGGCCGGCGCGACCGACGCCCGCTACTACCTGGCGTCGGCGCTCGAGGCCGCGGGCGATCTCGAGGCGGCCCGCAAGGAGTACGACAAGTTCGCCAGCGCGGCGGCCCAGCACCCGCTGGCGGTCGCGGCCCGCCGCAAGGCCATGGCGCTGGCGCGGGCGGGCAAGCCGACCAACTGA
- the pdhA gene encoding pyruvate dehydrogenase (acetyl-transferring) E1 component subunit alpha: MTLPDSARVEPEQAEPTTVDELAPLYRQMLAIRRMEEAAAKAYSQGKIGGFLHLIIGQEAVCVGSIATLKPEDYVVATYREHGHAYAKGIAARPIMAELYGKKTGLVKGLGGSMHLFDKATNFLGGHGIVGGHVPLAAGAAFASKYRGDGRVTVCYFGDGAATIGGFAEGLALAALWKLPIVLICENNQYSMGTPLYRSLAVEDVSLRALAHGMARDRFDGDDVIRVKRRIAEAVERARTTGEPSLVEIVTYRFRGHSMSDPGLYRTKDEVEEWRRRDPLNRARERLIEVGITAAALDALEADVKAEIEDAVRFAEESPAADAYLPYVTKGAQ; encoded by the coding sequence ATGACCCTCCCAGATTCCGCTCGGGTCGAGCCCGAGCAGGCGGAGCCGACCACCGTCGACGAGCTGGCCCCGCTGTACCGCCAGATGCTCGCGATCCGCCGCATGGAGGAGGCCGCCGCCAAGGCCTACTCCCAGGGCAAGATCGGCGGCTTCCTCCACCTGATCATCGGGCAGGAGGCGGTGTGCGTCGGCTCGATCGCCACGCTCAAGCCCGAGGACTACGTGGTCGCGACCTACCGCGAGCACGGCCACGCCTACGCCAAGGGCATCGCCGCCCGGCCGATCATGGCCGAGCTCTACGGCAAGAAGACCGGGCTGGTGAAGGGCCTCGGCGGGTCGATGCACCTGTTCGACAAGGCCACCAACTTCCTCGGCGGCCACGGCATCGTCGGGGGCCACGTGCCGCTCGCCGCCGGCGCGGCGTTCGCGTCGAAGTACCGCGGCGACGGCCGCGTGACCGTCTGTTACTTCGGCGACGGCGCCGCCACGATCGGCGGCTTCGCCGAGGGCCTCGCGCTCGCGGCGCTGTGGAAGCTGCCGATCGTGCTCATCTGCGAGAACAACCAGTACTCGATGGGCACGCCGCTCTACCGCTCGCTCGCGGTCGAGGACGTGTCGCTCCGGGCGCTGGCCCACGGCATGGCCCGCGATCGCTTCGACGGCGACGACGTCATCCGGGTCAAGCGCCGGATCGCCGAGGCGGTCGAGCGCGCCCGTACCACCGGCGAGCCGTCGCTGGTCGAGATCGTCACCTACCGGTTCCGCGGCCACTCGATGAGCGACCCGGGCCTGTACCGCACCAAGGACGAGGTCGAGGAGTGGCGCCGCCGAGATCCGCTCAACCGCGCCCGCGAGCGCCTGATCGAGGTCGGGATCACCGCCGCGGCGCTCGACGCGCTCGAGGCCGACGTCAAGGCCGAGATCGAGGACGCGGTCCGGTTCGCGGAGGAGAGCCCCGCGGCCGACGCCTACCTGCCGTACGTCACGAAGGGAGCCCAGTAG